ccagcctaaaTAGAGTAACCATTAAGACATTCATTCTCAAGAAGTGAAAGCTGAGCACAGGACCTGTAGTTCAGATTGTTTCATTTCTGAAAGTTTACTATGTGGCCAGAGTCCAAGCACTTTCTAAGGACTATGAAATCTAATTCTGGAGGATGAAGGTTCCATACTTCCCTGTTTAGAGATGGAGAAATTGAGACCCAGAACAGTTATTTGCCCAAGAAAAGTAGAGATGAAACAGATCCTGAATGCATGGCAAGGTAAGAAACATTCCTGATTTCCAAAGATACAGGAATAAAGACATCTCTGTATCTGATGTCTGATGTGAGGCATGGGAACAGAGAACAGACACACCCTGCAAATGGGGCAGGCTGGAGCTCagcaggaggaagtggaggaggagattattcagatttttgttttgttatgggGCCCAGGCAGGTGTGAGTACTTTGCTTCCATCAGCTGGGGGATGATGTAAACCCACACACCAGATGCCAAAACAGTAGTGACAGCAAACGCAATGTGCTTGGCGCTGGATGGAGGTTGCTTCATTCACCCCACAACAACTCTGCTACTcagctgggaggggtggggcaccAGGGTGAACCCAAGCTGGGGATTTGCAAGTACTCACTTGTCCAAGTCCCACTCACTATCGTCCAGGATCTCACAGTCCTGCAACTTCAGGGACATCTCCATCAGGGCCTCCTGAAGCTCcccaatcctgagcaagaagcgAGAATCTGAGGATGGGTCTGGGGTGCCAGGTGTAAGTGACTGTTCACACTCTAGTATAAggggagatttttttccttttcccatttaattGCTTCTTCCAGCAGCACACACTCAGTTCAGGATGCAGTGGGGGTGGGACTCGGCCTCACCTGTGCGTGTAACCGGCCACGTCTGAGAGCGTGGTGGAGAGGTCGATGAGTCGGGTGAAGCAGTTGATGAGGTACATGCACACAAAGGCATTCTGGACAGGATGAAGAGCAGGCAGTGCTGGTCTCACTCACAGGCCCCAGGCAATGGACCAGAGGATGGGGGTGCAGCATGAGGGGTCACAGGAGGGATTCTCACCTTGCTGACCAGGGTGCTCAGCTCTGTGGGGCTCAGGTCTCCATAGACCCCACTGAAAATGGGGATTGCGATGACAACATAACTCAGGATGCTGCCCAGATAGTCAAAGGTGTTGATGCCAACTACAGGAGACAGAACGTTGGAGACTCAAGAGTGACTCAGTTGCTTTAAAGGGGCCACAATCCTTGGGATGGGGAATAGGAAGCCAAGCGGGTCCACAACTCCCCTGGATCCTCCTTCTCCTGAGGACACCCAGGGAAAGGCAGTGGCTCCCCCTGGTTAATTCCTCCATCAGAGCACATTTATCAGGCAGGCAAACAAGTACGGAAGTACGGGAAGGGAAGGGGACCATCCTGTTGCATAGTTCCCGCCTCCAGGAATTCCTCTGCTTACTGTACAGCCAGAGCTCCTTGGACATCAGCTCCCTCTGGGTCTGAAGGAGTCTCTGCAGCCTGCGGTCTGTTCTCATGTGCTCCACATGCCCTGCTCTGATGAGAAAGACTGGGATGTCCACAGGCCCTGCAGGGGCACCCCACCCCTCATCACAGTCTCCTTTAGGGACCAAGCCCATCCAAATGATCTTAGCTTCAGACCCTTTCCATCACTAGCAACCATTCATTGCTTGTGATGACTCAGGATACTGTTTGTGGAAAGAACACAAACTCTACACTTGGCCAGACCTGGCTCAAATCCTGGCTCTAGCCAGATTTTAGGTAGGTGACACTGGCAGGTTACTTAAGCCTCTAGACCTTAGTTTTttttcatctgtcaaatggagCTAATAATACCTACGTAATAGGCTAAACTGAGAATTAAGTTTCTGGATATAAAGTACCAGACATGAGGGGCCCTCAAAAATAGCTGCTGTaattaaccaaataaaaacaatgcagCAGTCACTACATGCCAAGCTCTGGGCTAGTCAGTCAGTGCAATGAAGAAATGGATGAACAGTTCCTGTCCTTGTAGCGTTCCCAGCTCAGAGGTCATGTGGACATACTGCATTGTTCTGGAGTATGGAGTATTGAGTTTGTCTGTCCTCAGGGCTATAGCAACAAACAGACCTGCCCACTAAGGAAGCCTGGGAAAGTTCCCCAGGGCTTATTTGGGGGCTTCAAGGATATGCAGAAATTCTCTAGGCAGAAAAGATAGAGAAGAGGGGGCTACTTCAGATTTTGCACAGAGAGGCCACAGAATAGTAGCTCCAAGAATTGTCTTCCCCAAGGCTTTTTGAGCAGAAGTTGTAGAATCTGAAAGCAAATTCACCATCTACCCAGctctccccacccaccacccaacTCTGGCTCAGATTACTATTCTGGGTGTTCCCAAGTGGTGGTGGGTGCAAAATGCAGCAGAATCTGACAAAAGAACAAAGGTCACAGGGCCAGTAGATCCACCCCAAGCACTGCTAATCCAAAGATGACAGCGACTTCTTAACCCCTGGGGCCTGCACTATCAGTCCAAGCACTGATTCCAGAGGCCTCGAACAAGGCAGAGCACGGGGACGGGGactctggccctggccctggccctggaggGAAGAGAGATTTCAAAACACTGCCATTAGGAGACCAGATATTTTGACAATGTTTGGGGGAGCAGGTCTCCTGAGAAGTCCCATTCTCTCCCATGCTACAGAGACAAAGGGGCAGTCTTGGATGTCAGGTGCTGGAAAGAAAGCTATTTCGCAATAGCTTTTATTCACACTCATTTTATTCTGTGGTCATTTCTGGTCCCATGTTAGGCACTATGACTAAAGTTGGCTTCTGTAAGGAGCTTCCAGCTTCAGAAGCAAGTCCTTGAACTAAGGACAAGGCAGTGAGAGGGTCTCAGGCAAATGTGACAATGTTCAGCCTGAGCTCTATGGTGATGGAGGGCTGTCGATTTCAACTGTCCTTCTCAGGCAGTACTTGTGCAAGGTGGAAGGAGAACAATCTCCACCAGACTCACCTGTAGAAAGCAGCAGGCTCAGCATTCACCCGAATCTGCATGTGCTTGAACCTGGGCAGATCAAAGGGAGATGTGTGCTGACAATGGGGAGCTGTGGATTAAGAGGAAACCCCTCCCCAAGAACTCTGGCTGCCTCAGTCAACACTTCCTTGGACTGTCACAGGGGTGGGAAATCCCAGGGCCTGTGTGGGGTGGCAAGAGCTATACAAAAACATCCTCAGCTTTCTGTAGATAGGACAGGACAGGTGCATTCCTGCCCACGGAACCTCCTCTCCCCAGGACCAGCCAGAAGGAGGCCAAGAAAAACAGAGTAGGGACTGGATAAAGTAGACGCCAGGCCCAAGAGACCTGAGACATGGTGGTTAGACCAGAGCACATGAGAAGACCTAGGGAGGAAAAGAACTTTGGAGATGGACAAGTAGACACTGTTTTCAGTGCTTCTCATGTATAATTTCCTCAATTCTCAGTAGGCAATCATACCATTCCATttctttacagataagaaaactaacaATTTAAGATGTTGAAAGACCTCATCTGAGATCACATGGCTAGTAAGCAGCACAGCTGGGATCTGAACTTCAGCAGTCTCACCccagaccctatctctaaaccAGCAGACCCAGCCCAGGAACCTCAAGCAAGAGACACACCTAAAATCCCCTTCCAGCTTCTCCTGCTGCACCAGCTTGGCCACAATGGGCCCCATCAAAGATTTGTTCACCAAGGTTCCCAGGATGAAATATCCGAAGATGCTCACAGGCCCAAGCCACCCTGTGCTGAAAGCAGAGTGAGAGGGTGAGGGAGGGTGGGGGGCACCTTGTGTCCCCACAGGCGTCAGCCATGCTGCCTGCCCCTTCTTGGAGAGTCCCTCTCCAGTCTTGGTAACCTTGTGGGCCCTCTCCTCCTATGTGGGGATATCTGACACCTGGTGTGAGCTATCAGAGTGTCAGGATCCTTGTGACACTGAAATACCTCATGGGATCAAAGAAAGAACAGGGGTCAGAGCACAATGGCTAGGAAGACTTCCCTGGGTGCAGGTGGGGGCAAGCCTCCCTTGGACTCTGACCTGACCTCTGGGTGAAAGACTCCGGGGAAACTCGGGGGGGAGAATGGGCTGTACCTTTGGAAGCACTGGTAAGTGTAGTAGGCGAGGGTGAAGGGGGAGATGATGAGCTTGCTGGCCATGCTGCTGAGCTGCCGGCAGAATCGCTCCACATCCTGGCTGATGCGCTGGTCCCTGCAGCCAAGCACACAAGCTGGGTTCAGGGCCCAAGAAAGCAGGGCACTCTGACTTCTCCTGACCTTGCCTTTCAGTGCCCTCAGCAATGACCCCGGGGGAACACATATCTGGACAAGGCTGGTTTCTCTGAGGGAACTAAACTCTTAGAACCTCTAAAAACCGGTCCAGACAGCTGCTTCTTATGGTGCCTCACTTTGCCCCcaagaaaaagaactgaaaggCCCAGCACCCAGGGCCAGCTCTGTGCATGGCCAAAGGAAAACTTGAGGGTAGAAGAGCTACCTTTCTAGATGATCAGGAAGGTCCCCTTATCTCATCCTCCCTAGTCTCTCTACAGGTCTGAGCCTGCCCCAGGGCTGCTGTCTGGCTGTTGCAGCCTCACCAGGGCAGAGTTATCAGGAAGAGGCCAAagtaagcagcagcagcaccttcCAAACACCTTCACCGCGAAGCTCAGCTTGAGCTGAGGAAAAGTCACCACGCAGCCAAGTGCTTGCTGGGGAGGATGGCGGTGTGGGAGCGATAAAGAGAAAGCCCACAGGTCTCATCGGTGCACCACCAAGGGACCCTGACTCTTATTCCCAATGAGAgatgtgaccctgggcaagtcacttgcAATCCCTGGGCCTcacttcctcacctgtaaaaccaGAAAGTGGGAGGTGACAGAATAGGAAACTAAGTACTACATGAGACCCAGAGAGCagtaaatttgtttgtttgtttgtttgtattttgctgCTGAAAATCCAAAAGTTGGTTTTTAGCAAGGATGCTTTCTTCAATTACCTTATTTAGAGGACCAGGATATGAAATGGACAAAAGGGAGCTGCTCCTGGCCTCTTCTTTTTGGCTCCCTATTCTCAGCCCCGCAGCTTCCCCTGGGGTTCTCTGCAGAGCAACATTTGCCTGCTGTAGATGACCTCCATGAGGCCTGCAGCCAGGACTCTGCAGGGGTAAACCAGAGGAACGGGCATGCAAAGGGCAAGGACTAAGGGAAGCCTACGGGTTATCGATGTCATCCCGCAGCACGTTGAGGATGTAGTACACGCGGGCCTGGAAGTAGAGGTGGTGTAGGTGCTCAGTGAGGTCCTTCCTCCAGCTCACATAGAGCAGATTGCAGGTGAACTGGTCAAAGCTCTTCAGCTGTGCAGGGGTGTGGGGGACAGGAAGAAAGCATGCAAGACTCAGTTCAAAGGTCAGGGTCAGCAGGAGCCTCTGCTGACTAGGCCCAGCCCATTCTGATCACTCAGCACTTTTCTTGTGTAAAGCTTCATATCATGGGATTCTCCTCTCCCTTTCGCTCATTTGTTTACTCCTTCACCAAATCTTGAAGGACTTACCAAAAACAAGACCCTCAAGCCCCTTCCTACAATTTACTATCTTACACTGAAAGCAAAGCAGCTTCTGGAGCTGAGGGACCATATCATCTTTTATGCTTTTACTCCTTTGTCCGCAAAGTGTGGAAGAGGGTTCTGTGTGCTAAGGTGATTGCTAAATGCAGATCCATCAGAAGTGGCCACagcgggctggggttgtggctcagcggcagagtgcttgccttagcatgtgtgaggcactgggttcaagcctcaacaccacataaaaataaacaaataaaagatattgtgtccatgtgcaacaacaacaaaatggcaACAGTATGACAAGAGGGGGCTTCCCTATAAAATAGCTGGTGCAGCCTGACAGAATACTAGGTTGAGTCCTGGCAGATCCCTGACTCATCATCTGCCATGTGCAAAGCACTTCTGCTGTGCTAAGCACTAGAGACAGAGTAGCGAGCTCACAAGCTATCTGGGGAGCAGACAATGATAAGATGTGACAGCAGAGGTCAACTCAAGGAATCAGTTAAGTACAGGAAAAGGGCTGCATTTGATGGGGGAAACATAAAGGAGAAAATTGAGAGGACTTGAAAGGGGACAGTGAAGGTATCTTGAAAAAATGAGCAGGCTGTAGCAAATGAACAAGGGAAATGGGGGAAGAAGGCTATTCTGCAAGAAAGCAGCAGATGCCAAAGCTGGAGCTGTGACATGTACCAGGATGAGTCACAGCCTCAATAGCCAGAGAAGCGGCCCCAGCTCTAGCTGTTGATCCTGGTTTTATTGTGCTCTGGGTTCCCTGAAGCAAGAGTTCTGAGAACTTCAGGGACAATGACTTTTTCCACTAAATGGTGAATTCATCTCGAACCTTGCAGCCTAGCCCTAGGAGTTTGAAACACCTGAGACATCAGTTCCAAAGGAACCAACAGTAAGATCAATGCCCTTTGTAGAGTTCTAACCTTCAGGGCAACCATCCCTCTGGTTCCTGGAAAAAGGAGGAAACACATTGATTCCTGCTTCCTGGAGGCTAAGTCCCACTGGGCAATCCACTCACATTAGACTGGGTCAAAGGAAAAACCTTACTGTGGAGTTCAGAACGATGAGCACAATAGCCAGAAATGTCAACGCCTTAAACCCATCCAAGTCTTTGTTTCCCAGGACCCCAAAGTATTGGCTGGGGATCAAGCCGACCTGGTAGATCACCAATTGTTCTGCAGAGAAGAAGAGGAATCAGAAATCAGTGctgagggaaaaggagagaggctTCCCGAATCCCTGCTTCATTAACAccccagagagaaggaaagggaccCAAAACCAAGGCTCCACCCACCTCTTCAAAGTCCAAGTTACCCACTCACCCATTAAGGTCACACATAAAAGAGTCAGGAACATCAAGACATTCTGTGACGACCAAGAAGGAAACAAAACCTTCTGTATCCTTATGAACCGATGGAGAAAGTGTAGATCTAACTTGGGCCTGAAGaaaagtcaggaagcagagagaagaccAGGAATTTGTAAGCCTTAGAAAGCAGTTATGAAAGCcaggtgcacacacctgtaatcactgtgacttgggaggctgaggcagtaggatcaaaAGTTCCAGGTCGGTCTCGGCAACTGAgagagaccctcagtaacttagcaaggctcccgtctcaaaataaataaataaataaataaataaataaaaggttgggaatgtgctcaatccccagtaccaaaataaacaacaacaacaacaacaaaaagtggaTAAGATGAGTTATGGAGATAATACACACTGTTTGTAGAAGATCCAAGCTATCAAGAAAAAAGTGATGGATTTAACTTAATTATGACGAAATATTTTTGTTCAGCAGAGTACCGTAGATCTTAGTTAAAAGAATTGGATTAAAATTTTGCAGagtaaaaccaaaaagaaattaaaattcacagCGGTGCCAACAACTGAGAAGGCTCATCAACTCAATTCTGTGCACTTGCGGCTCGCAAGCAAGCAGTCAGTTGCGAGCGACAGGATACCACAACCAGGGTGCGGCGGGCGGCAAAATCCCCGAGGACTGCTGCAGAGGGCAGCAGCCAGTGCAAGGCAGCCAAGGATCCGAGCGCAAGGCGGGTTTCCCTTCAAGAGCTGCTCTTTAGCTCAGACGTCACTTAAGCCGGCTGGAGGCTCCAAGAGGACAAGGCGCGGAGGCAGGAGACGCTTCCCCATAGTCCTGGGAAGAGGCCCCGCGCTAACCCGGCCCGCCTCCCAGCAGCTCTGCTCACCTGGCGCCAGCTCCGGGCGCTGTCCCCGGGACCGCCATGACCCGGGATCCGACCGACGAGGGAACCCGGCCACCCCGAGTTGGGCTCTGGGCAGAGTGTGCCGAGCTCGCGGCCAGTcccggggaggggcggggccccGGCGACCACAGAGATGGTGGCGGATAGAGAGGAAGGCGCCGCGCGACGCAGTCGCTACCGGAAGCGACAGACTTCTCTGAAAGTACCAACGAGTGCCCAGTGTCTATTCGGCTGACCGGTTAGCTAGAGCGTCCCCTTCTGGATCTGGGAGTTTTCCCCTTTGACAGGAGGTTGCGGGAgatatttttatgacaaaaatttaGGTTCTGACTATAGTAGATGTTTCATAATTCTCCCAGAAAGGCCAGcgtgatcattttaaaaatatgaatcagagccgggcgcacgcctgtaatcccagcgactcaggaggcaaaggcaggaggatctcaagttccaggccagtctgggcaatttagggagaccctcatcaatttagcaaggccctgtatcaaaataaagtataaaaaggactATGGATGTATTttagtggtaaatcacccctgggttcaatcctcagtgccaatatagtaattaattatttaataaattaattaatagaataaaaacatgaatcggggctagggatataactcagtggtggagctcttgccaAACGTGCATAAGACCctaagttccatccccagcaccaaatggaaaaaaagtcTTGGTTTGCTGTTTGGTGGCATTACTGTCCCAGGCCCCCTTGACACTGTGCATTTAAACTTAGGAAGTTTTGGGGCCCAAGACATGATATCCCAAAGTATTATGCTTTGGCATGCTGAGTAGTTGGAACTAAAGGAGATTGAATGGCCTCAGAAGCAGCCTCAGAAGCAAGTTCTTTCTGACCTCTTGTTCTCTagcctctttcttttcttttttttttattggggggagggtactggggactgaactcaggggcaagtgaccactgagccacatccccagcccttttagagacagggtctcactgagttgcttaagtcctcacttttgctgaggctgcttttgaatttgacatcctcctgcctcagcctcccaagctgctgggattaca
The Sciurus carolinensis chromosome 2, mSciCar1.2, whole genome shotgun sequence DNA segment above includes these coding regions:
- the Abcd4 gene encoding lysosomal cobalamin transporter ABCD4 isoform X2; translation: MAVPGTAPGAGARPKLDLHFLHRFIRIQKVLFPSWSSQNVLMFLTLLCVTLMEQLVIYQVGLIPSQYFGVLGNKDLDGFKALTFLAIVLIVLNSTARVYYILNVLRDDIDNPDQRISQDVERFCRQLSSMASKLIISPFTLAYYTYQCFQSTGWLGPVSIFGYFILGTLVNKSLMGPIVAKLVQQEKLEGDFRFKHMQIRVNAEPAAFYRAGHVEHMRTDRRLQRLLQTQRELMSKELWLYIGINTFDYLGSILSYVVIAIPIFSGVYGDLSPTELSTLVSKNAFVCMYLINCFTRLIDLSTTLSDVAGYTHRIGELQEALMEMSLKLQDCEILDDSEWDLDKASGRPAPEPADTAFLLERVSISAPSSDIPLVKDLNLKICEGQSLLITGNTGTGKTSLLRVLGGLWASTRGSVQMLTDFGPHGVLFLPQKPFFTDGTLREQVIYPLKEIYPDSGSADDERIVRFLELAGLSSLVARTEGLDQQVDWNWYDVLSPGEMQRLSFARLFYLQPKYAVLDEATSALTEEVESDLYRIGQQLGMTFISVGHRPSLEKFHSWVLKLCGGGRWELSRVKVE
- the Abcd4 gene encoding lysosomal cobalamin transporter ABCD4 isoform X1, giving the protein MAVPGTAPGAGARPKLDLHFLHRFIRIQKVLFPSWSSQNVLMFLTLLCVTLMEQLVIYQVGLIPSQYFGVLGNKDLDGFKALTFLAIVLIVLNSTLKSFDQFTCNLLYVSWRKDLTEHLHHLYFQARVYYILNVLRDDIDNPDQRISQDVERFCRQLSSMASKLIISPFTLAYYTYQCFQSTGWLGPVSIFGYFILGTLVNKSLMGPIVAKLVQQEKLEGDFRFKHMQIRVNAEPAAFYRAGHVEHMRTDRRLQRLLQTQRELMSKELWLYIGINTFDYLGSILSYVVIAIPIFSGVYGDLSPTELSTLVSKNAFVCMYLINCFTRLIDLSTTLSDVAGYTHRIGELQEALMEMSLKLQDCEILDDSEWDLDKASGRPAPEPADTAFLLERVSISAPSSDIPLVKDLNLKICEGQSLLITGNTGTGKTSLLRVLGGLWASTRGSVQMLTDFGPHGVLFLPQKPFFTDGTLREQVIYPLKEIYPDSGSADDERIVRFLELAGLSSLVARTEGLDQQVDWNWYDVLSPGEMQRLSFARLFYLQPKYAVLDEATSALTEEVESDLYRIGQQLGMTFISVGHRPSLEKFHSWVLKLCGGGRWELSRVKVE
- the Abcd4 gene encoding lysosomal cobalamin transporter ABCD4 isoform X11 translates to MTSITRTSASARMWSDSAGSSAAWPASSSSPPSPSPTTLTSASKGWLGPVSIFGYFILGTLVNKSLMGPIVAKLVQQEKLEGDFRFKHMQIRVNAEPAAFYRAGHVEHMRTDRRLQRLLQTQRELMSKELWLYIGINTFDYLGSILSYVVIAIPIFSGVYGDLSPTELSTLVSKNAFVCMYLINCFTRLIDLSTTLSDVAGYTHRIGELQEALMEMSLKLQDCEILDDSEWDLDKASGRPAPEPADTAFLLERVSISAPSSDIPLVKDLNLKICEGQSLLITGNTGTGKTSLLRVLGGLWASTRGSVQMLTDFGPHGVLFLPQKPFFTDGTLREQVIYPLKEIYPDSGSADDERIVRFLELAGLSSLVARTEGLDQQVDWNWYDVLSPGEMQRLSFARLFYLQPKYAVLDEATSALTEEVESDLYRIGQQLGMTFISVGHRPSLEKFHSWVLKLCGGGRWELSRVKVE
- the Abcd4 gene encoding lysosomal cobalamin transporter ABCD4 isoform X4; the protein is MAVPGTAPGAGARPKLDLHFLHRFIRIQKVLFPSWSSQNVLMFLTLLCVTLMEQLVIYQVGLIPSQYFGVLGNKDLDGFKALTFLAIVLIVLNSTLKSFDQFTCNLLYVSWRKDLTEHLHHLYFQARVYYILNVLRDDIDNPDQRISQDVERFCRQLSSMASKLIISPFTLAYYTYQCFQSTGWLGPVSIFGYFILGTLVNKSLMGPIVAKLVQQEKLEGDFRFKHMQIRVNAEPAAFYRAGHVEHMRTDRRLQRLLQTQRELMSKELWLYIGINTFDYLGSILSYVVIAIPIFSGVYGDLSPTELSTLVSKNAFVCMYLINCFTRLIDLSTTLSDVAGYTHRIGELQEALMEMSLKLQDCEILDDSEWDLDKASGRPAPEPADTAFLLERVSISAPSSDIPLVKDLNLKICEGQSLLITGNTGTGKTSLLRVLGGLWASTRGSVQMLTDFGPHGVLFLPQKPFFTDGTLREQVIYPLKEIYPDSGSADDERIVRFLELAGLSSLVARTEGLDQQVDWNWYDVLSPGEMQRLSFARLFYLQPKYAVSLLGSETMWRRKMGTV
- the Abcd4 gene encoding lysosomal cobalamin transporter ABCD4 isoform X7 translates to MAVPGTAPGAGARDQRISQDVERFCRQLSSMASKLIISPFTLAYYTYQCFQSTGWLGPVSIFGYFILGTLVNKSLMGPIVAKLVQQEKLEGDFRFKHMQIRVNAEPAAFYRAGHVEHMRTDRRLQRLLQTQRELMSKELWLYIGINTFDYLGSILSYVVIAIPIFSGVYGDLSPTELSTLVSKNAFVCMYLINCFTRLIDLSTTLSDVAGYTHRIGELQEALMEMSLKLQDCEILDDSEWDLDKASGRPAPEPADTAFLLERVSISAPSSDIPLVKDLNLKICEGQSLLITGNTGTGKTSLLRVLGGLWASTRGSVQMLTDFGPHGVLFLPQKPFFTDGTLREQVIYPLKEIYPDSGSADDERIVRFLELAGLSSLVARTEGLDQQVDWNWYDVLSPGEMQRLSFARLFYLQPKYAVLDEATSALTEEVESDLYRIGQQLGMTFISVGHRPSLEKFHSWVLKLCGGGRWELSRVKVE
- the Abcd4 gene encoding lysosomal cobalamin transporter ABCD4 isoform X3, producing the protein MAVPGTAPGAGARPKLDLHFLHRFIRIQKVLFPSWSSQNVLMFLTLLCVTLMEQLVIYQVGLIPSQYFGVLGNKDLDGFKALTFLAIVLIVLNSTLKSFDQFTCNLLYVSWRKDLTEHLHHLYFQARVYYILNVLRDDIDNPDQRISQDVERFCRQLSSMASKLIISPFTLAYYTYQCFQRFKHMQIRVNAEPAAFYRAGHVEHMRTDRRLQRLLQTQRELMSKELWLYIGINTFDYLGSILSYVVIAIPIFSGVYGDLSPTELSTLVSKNAFVCMYLINCFTRLIDLSTTLSDVAGYTHRIGELQEALMEMSLKLQDCEILDDSEWDLDKASGRPAPEPADTAFLLERVSISAPSSDIPLVKDLNLKICEGQSLLITGNTGTGKTSLLRVLGGLWASTRGSVQMLTDFGPHGVLFLPQKPFFTDGTLREQVIYPLKEIYPDSGSADDERIVRFLELAGLSSLVARTEGLDQQVDWNWYDVLSPGEMQRLSFARLFYLQPKYAVLDEATSALTEEVESDLYRIGQQLGMTFISVGHRPSLEKFHSWVLKLCGGGRWELSRVKVE
- the Abcd4 gene encoding lysosomal cobalamin transporter ABCD4 isoform X6 produces the protein MAVPGTAPGAGARPKLDLHFLHRFIRIQKVLFPSWSSQNVLMFLTLLCVTLMEQLVIYQVGLIPSQYFGVLGNKDLDGFKALTFLAIVLIVLNSTLKSFDQFTCNLLYVSWRKDLTEHLHHLYFQARVYYILNVLRDDIDNPDQRISQDVERFCRQLSSMASKLIISPFTLAYYTYQCFQSTGWLGPVSIFGYFILGTLVNKSLMGPIVAKLVQQEKLEGDFRFKHMQIRVNAEPAAFYRAGHVEHMRTDRRLQRLLQTQRELMSKELWLYIGINTFDYLGSILSYVVIAIPIFSGVYGDLSPTELSTLVSKNAFVCMYLINCFTRLIDLSTTLSDVAGYTHRIGELQEALMEMSLKLQDCEILDDSEWDLDKASGRPAPEPADTAFLLERVSISAPSSDIPLVKDLNLKICEGQSLLITGNTGTGKTSLLRVLGGLWASTRGSVQMLTDFGPHGVLFLPQKPFFTDGTLREQVIYPLKEIYPDSGSADDERIVRFLELAGLRVSTV
- the Abcd4 gene encoding lysosomal cobalamin transporter ABCD4 isoform X5, which produces MAVPGTAPGAGARPKLDLHFLHRFIRIQKVLFPSWSSQNVLMFLTLLCVTLMEQLVIYQVGLIPSQYFGVLGNKDLDGFKALTFLAIVLIVLNSTLKSFDQFTCNLLYVSWRKDLTEHLHHLYFQARVYYILNVLRDDIDNPDQRISQDVERFCRQLSSMASKLIISPFTLAYYTYQCFQSTGWLGPVSIFGYFILGTLVNKSLMGPIVAKLVQQEKLEGDFRFKHMQIRVNAEPAAFYRAGHVEHMRTDRRLQRLLQTQRELMSKELWLYIGINTFDYLGSILSYVVIAIPIFSGVYGDLSPTELSTLVSKNAFVCMYLINCFTRLIDLSTTLSDVAGYTHRIGELQEALMEMSLKLQDCEILDDSEWDLDKASGRPAPEPADTAFLLERVSISAPSSDIPLVKDLNLKICEGQSLLITGNTGTGKTSLLRVLGGLWASTRGSVQMLTDFGPHGVLFLPQKPFFTDGTLREQVIYPLKEIYPDSGSADDERIVRFLELAGLSSLVARTEGLDQQVDWNWYDVLSPGEMQRLSFARLFYLQPKYAVLRWSLRPSSLGPPSP